A genomic region of Streptosporangium lutulentum contains the following coding sequences:
- a CDS encoding polyribonucleotide nucleotidyltransferase, producing MEGVHSSEAVIDNGSFGMRTIRFETGRLARQAAGSAVVYLDDETMVLSATTASKNPKENLDFFPLTVDVEERMYAAGRIPGSFFRREGRPSEDAILTCRLIDRPLRPSFVKGLRNEIQVVATVMALNPDHLYDVVAINAASLSTQLAGLPFSGPIGGVRVALIEGQWIAFPTHSELAAATFDMVVAGRVLEDGDVAIMMVEAESTRDTLKLIADGAVAPTEETVAQGLEASKPFIKVLCDAQAKIAKVAAKETREYPLFLDYQDDVLEAVTNAVKSELAAALTIAAKQERETELDRVKALAAEKVAADFEGREKEIGAAFRSLTKKLMRERVISEGIRIDGRGVKDIRQLSAEVHVVPRVHGSALFERGETQILGITTLNMLRMEQMIDTLNPERTKRYMHNYNFPPYSTGETGRVGSPKRREIGHGALAERALVPVLPAREEFPYAIRQVSEALGSNGSTSMGSVCASTMALLDAGVPLKGIVAGIAMGLIHEGGDYVALTDILGAEDAMGDMDFKVAGTKEVITALQLDTKLDGIPASVLAAALKQAKGARLAIIDVMQEAIDSPAEMNATAPRIITIKIPVDKIGEVIGPKGKMINQIQDDTGAEITLEDDGTIYIGATDGPSAEAARSAINAIANPHMPEIGERYLGTVVKIAAFGAFISLMPGKDGLLHVSQIRKLHGGKRIENVEDVMNVGEKVQVEIAEIDSRGKLSLVPVEVIEKEAAAKAEGGGSEAEPEAAPAADDRPREDRPRRTRTRSSSGGGGGGGNRGGEDRNS from the coding sequence GTGGAGGGTGTCCACAGCAGTGAAGCCGTTATCGACAACGGCTCTTTCGGTATGCGTACCATCCGGTTCGAGACCGGGCGGCTCGCGCGCCAGGCGGCGGGTTCCGCCGTCGTTTACCTGGATGACGAGACGATGGTCCTCTCCGCGACCACCGCGTCCAAGAACCCCAAGGAAAACCTCGACTTCTTCCCTCTCACGGTGGACGTCGAGGAGCGGATGTACGCCGCGGGCCGCATTCCCGGATCGTTCTTCCGGCGTGAGGGCCGTCCCTCCGAGGACGCCATCCTCACCTGCCGCCTGATCGACCGGCCGCTGCGCCCGTCGTTCGTCAAGGGCCTGCGCAACGAGATCCAGGTCGTCGCCACCGTCATGGCGCTCAACCCGGACCACCTGTACGACGTGGTCGCGATCAACGCCGCGTCCCTGTCCACCCAGCTGGCCGGACTGCCGTTCTCCGGCCCGATCGGCGGCGTTCGCGTCGCGCTGATCGAGGGCCAGTGGATCGCCTTCCCGACCCACTCGGAGCTGGCGGCAGCCACCTTCGACATGGTGGTGGCCGGGCGCGTCCTCGAGGACGGCGACGTCGCGATCATGATGGTCGAGGCCGAGTCCACCCGCGACACGCTCAAGCTCATCGCCGACGGCGCCGTCGCGCCGACCGAGGAGACCGTGGCCCAGGGCCTTGAGGCCTCCAAGCCGTTCATCAAGGTGCTGTGCGACGCGCAGGCCAAGATCGCGAAGGTCGCCGCCAAGGAGACCCGCGAGTACCCGCTGTTCCTCGACTACCAGGACGACGTCCTGGAGGCCGTGACCAACGCGGTGAAGAGCGAGCTCGCCGCCGCGCTGACCATCGCCGCCAAGCAGGAGCGCGAGACCGAGCTCGACCGGGTCAAGGCCCTGGCCGCGGAGAAGGTCGCCGCTGACTTCGAGGGCCGCGAGAAGGAGATCGGCGCCGCGTTCCGGTCGCTGACCAAGAAGCTCATGCGTGAGCGGGTCATCTCCGAGGGCATCCGCATCGACGGCCGTGGCGTCAAGGACATCCGCCAGCTGAGCGCCGAGGTCCACGTCGTGCCCCGCGTGCACGGTTCGGCCCTGTTCGAGCGCGGAGAGACCCAGATCCTGGGTATCACCACGCTGAACATGCTCCGCATGGAGCAGATGATCGACACGCTCAACCCCGAGCGCACCAAGCGCTACATGCACAACTACAACTTCCCGCCGTACTCCACCGGTGAGACCGGCCGCGTGGGCTCGCCCAAGCGCCGGGAGATCGGCCACGGCGCGCTCGCCGAGCGGGCGCTCGTCCCGGTCCTGCCGGCTCGCGAGGAGTTCCCCTACGCGATCCGCCAGGTCTCCGAGGCGCTGGGCTCCAACGGCTCGACCTCCATGGGCTCGGTCTGCGCCTCGACGATGGCGCTGCTCGACGCGGGCGTCCCCCTCAAGGGCATCGTCGCGGGCATCGCGATGGGCCTCATCCACGAGGGCGGCGACTACGTCGCGCTGACCGACATCCTCGGTGCCGAGGACGCCATGGGCGACATGGACTTCAAGGTCGCCGGCACCAAGGAGGTCATCACCGCGCTCCAGCTCGACACCAAGCTCGACGGCATCCCCGCCTCGGTCCTGGCCGCCGCGCTGAAGCAGGCCAAGGGCGCTCGCCTGGCCATCATCGACGTGATGCAGGAGGCCATCGACTCCCCGGCGGAGATGAACGCGACGGCTCCGCGCATCATCACGATCAAGATCCCGGTTGACAAGATCGGAGAGGTCATCGGCCCGAAGGGCAAGATGATCAACCAGATCCAGGACGACACCGGCGCCGAGATCACCCTGGAAGACGACGGAACCATCTACATCGGCGCCACCGACGGCCCGTCCGCCGAGGCGGCCCGGTCGGCGATCAACGCCATCGCGAACCCGCACATGCCGGAGATCGGTGAGCGCTACCTGGGCACGGTCGTCAAGATCGCGGCCTTCGGCGCCTTCATCTCCCTCATGCCGGGCAAGGACGGCCTCCTGCACGTCTCCCAGATCCGCAAGCTGCACGGCGGCAAGCGCATCGAGAACGTCGAGGACGTCATGAACGTCGGCGAGAAGGTCCAGGTGGAGATCGCCGAGATCGACTCCCGGGGCAAGCTCTCCCTGGTGCCCGTCGAGGTCATCGAGAAGGAGGCCGCGGCCAAGGCCGAGGGCGGCGGCTCCGAGGCCGAGCCCGAGGCGGCGCCCGCCGCCGACGACCGTCCCCGTGAGGACCGGCCCCGTCGCACCCGCACGCGCAGCAGCAGCGGCGGTGGCGGTGGCGGCGGCAACCGTGGGGGAGAAGACCGCAACTCGTGA
- the rpsO gene encoding 30S ribosomal protein S15 has translation MSLDTAAKKQIIGEYAKGETDTGSPEVQIALLSKRISELTEHLKLHKHDHHSRRGLLLLVGRRRRLLKYLQSKDITRYRSLIERLGLRR, from the coding sequence GTGTCGCTCGACACCGCCGCAAAGAAGCAGATCATCGGTGAGTACGCCAAGGGTGAGACCGACACCGGTTCCCCCGAGGTGCAGATCGCGCTGCTCAGCAAGCGCATCAGCGAGCTCACCGAGCACCTGAAGCTGCACAAGCACGACCACCACAGCCGCCGCGGTCTGCTGCTGCTGGTCGGTCGCCGCCGTCGTCTGCTGAAGTACCTGCAGAGCAAGGACATCACGCGTTACCGTTCGCTCATCGAGCGTCTCGGCCTGCGCCGATAG
- a CDS encoding bifunctional riboflavin kinase/FAD synthetase, with translation MRGWHGLDDVPEDWGRSVVTIGVFDGVHRGHQQMVARAVAMAGDLGLPSVVVTFDPHPEEVVRPGTHPPRLTTARHRTELLAELGVDAVCVLPFTLEFSRMSPDEFVQIVLVDRLHTAGVVVGENFRFGHKASGDVETLRTLGEKYDFVAEGVPLVSNGETISSTLIREQLAAGDMEAVAVTLGRPHRVEGVVVRGYQRGRQLGFPTANVESPEFTAIPADGVYAGWLQGISTGHLPAVYDGERWPAAISVGTNPTFEGVPRTVEAYALDRDDLDLYGAHVAVDFGTRLRGNVKFDSIEALIEQMHADVDEARRVTA, from the coding sequence GTGCGAGGATGGCACGGATTGGACGACGTGCCCGAAGACTGGGGCAGGTCCGTCGTCACGATCGGCGTCTTCGACGGCGTGCACCGCGGTCATCAGCAGATGGTGGCCCGGGCCGTCGCGATGGCCGGTGATCTCGGACTGCCCTCGGTGGTGGTGACCTTCGATCCGCACCCGGAAGAGGTGGTCAGGCCGGGCACGCACCCGCCGCGGCTGACGACGGCCAGGCACCGCACCGAGCTGCTCGCCGAACTCGGGGTGGACGCCGTGTGCGTGCTGCCGTTCACGCTGGAGTTCTCCCGCATGAGCCCGGACGAGTTCGTGCAGATCGTGCTCGTGGACCGGCTGCACACGGCCGGGGTCGTGGTGGGGGAGAACTTCCGCTTCGGCCACAAGGCCTCCGGCGACGTGGAGACGCTCCGGACGCTCGGCGAGAAATACGACTTCGTGGCCGAGGGGGTCCCGTTGGTGAGCAACGGGGAGACCATCTCCTCCACCCTCATCCGTGAGCAGCTCGCCGCCGGTGACATGGAGGCCGTCGCCGTGACGCTCGGCCGCCCGCACCGGGTGGAGGGTGTGGTCGTCCGCGGTTACCAGCGCGGGCGCCAACTCGGTTTCCCGACGGCCAACGTCGAGTCCCCGGAGTTCACCGCGATCCCCGCCGACGGTGTCTACGCGGGCTGGTTGCAGGGCATCTCGACCGGTCACCTGCCGGCCGTCTACGACGGCGAGCGCTGGCCCGCCGCGATCTCCGTGGGCACCAACCCGACCTTCGAGGGGGTGCCCCGCACGGTCGAGGCCTACGCGCTCGACCGCGACGACCTCGACCTCTACGGCGCCCACGTGGCGGTGGACTTCGGCACGCGACTCCGCGGCAACGTCAAATTCGACTCCATCGAGGCGCTCATCGAGCAGATGCACGCCGACGTCGACGAGGCCCGCCGCGTGACCGCCTGA
- the truB gene encoding tRNA pseudouridine(55) synthase TruB: protein MSTARPKRTPPPSGLIIVDKPAGWTSHDVVAKLRGIAGTRKVGHAGTLDPMATGVLVVGVEKATRLLGHLALTQKGYDATIRLGQSTNTDDAEGELVATASAAYVAEEDLRKGVAALTGPIMQVPPQVSAIKVNGERAYKRARAGEEVELMSRPVTVSAFEITDIRRHGDFLDVDASVTCSSGTYIRALARDLGADLGTGGHLTALRRTRVGPYDLSMARTLEELSADCVILPMADAVAAVFPRRDVTAEEASSVAHGGRLPSLGLGDGPIGVFGPDGTLLALVEEHGKITKSLAVFVS, encoded by the coding sequence ATGAGTACGGCTCGCCCCAAGCGCACCCCGCCACCGAGCGGGCTGATCATCGTGGACAAGCCCGCCGGCTGGACCTCGCACGACGTCGTGGCCAAGCTCCGCGGGATCGCGGGCACCCGTAAGGTCGGCCACGCGGGCACCCTCGACCCGATGGCCACCGGGGTGCTGGTGGTGGGCGTGGAGAAGGCGACCAGGCTCCTGGGTCACCTCGCGCTCACCCAGAAGGGCTACGACGCCACGATCCGGCTCGGCCAGTCCACCAACACCGACGACGCCGAGGGCGAGCTCGTCGCCACGGCCTCGGCGGCGTACGTCGCCGAGGAGGACCTCAGGAAGGGCGTCGCCGCCCTCACCGGCCCGATCATGCAGGTCCCGCCGCAGGTCAGCGCCATCAAGGTGAACGGCGAGCGCGCCTATAAGCGAGCCAGGGCGGGGGAGGAGGTCGAGCTCATGTCGCGTCCGGTGACCGTGTCGGCCTTCGAGATCACCGATATCCGCCGCCACGGGGACTTTCTCGACGTCGACGCCTCGGTGACCTGCTCCAGCGGCACCTACATCCGTGCCCTGGCCCGCGACCTCGGCGCCGACCTGGGGACCGGCGGCCACCTGACCGCCCTGCGCCGCACCCGCGTGGGACCCTACGACCTGTCGATGGCGCGCACCCTCGAAGAGCTCTCCGCCGACTGCGTGATCCTGCCGATGGCCGACGCGGTCGCGGCGGTCTTCCCTCGGCGCGACGTCACCGCCGAGGAGGCGAGTTCCGTCGCGCACGGCGGGCGGCTGCCCTCGCTGGGGCTGGGCGACGGCCCGATCGGCGTGTTCGGGCCGGACGGCACGCTGCTGGCCCTGGTCGAGGAACACGGGAAGATCACCAAGTCCCTGGCCGTGTTCGTCTCCTGA
- a CDS encoding DHH family phosphoesterase, whose translation MTPEPRDDGPVSGRDWDRAVELISSADKIALACHVSPDGDALGSMLALGLALRAVGKHVTASFGERRTTVPRLLRFLPGQDLLAGPDDYPASPELMITFDVPTVARLAMLRDSAGAAHELIVVDHHPSNTRFGTLNLVDPGAAATAVLAEELLNRLGLPIDKAIATCLYVGLVTDTGSFKYSSTTPAVHAMAARLLATGLNPEKIARDLWDRSPFGYLRVLGVALDRVTLEPEVGGGLVWTFVTRADRAAYGLPYDEVEGIIDVVRRTDEADVTAVLKEDDDGVWQVSTRSKGGADVARVCTALGGGGHTKAAGFTSHLPVEETIASLRALL comes from the coding sequence GTGACGCCCGAGCCACGTGACGACGGTCCGGTATCCGGTCGAGACTGGGACCGGGCCGTCGAGCTCATCTCGTCCGCGGACAAGATCGCGCTGGCCTGTCACGTCTCACCCGACGGCGACGCGCTCGGCTCCATGCTCGCCCTCGGGCTGGCGCTGCGCGCGGTGGGCAAGCACGTCACGGCCTCCTTCGGGGAACGCCGGACCACCGTGCCCCGGCTGCTGCGTTTCCTGCCCGGCCAGGACCTTCTGGCCGGGCCGGACGACTATCCGGCCTCGCCCGAACTGATGATCACGTTCGACGTCCCCACCGTCGCCCGTCTCGCCATGCTGCGCGACAGCGCGGGAGCGGCCCACGAGCTGATCGTGGTGGACCACCACCCGTCCAACACCCGCTTCGGCACGCTCAACCTGGTCGACCCCGGCGCCGCGGCCACCGCGGTGCTCGCCGAGGAACTGCTCAACCGGCTCGGCCTGCCGATCGACAAGGCCATCGCGACCTGCCTCTACGTCGGGCTGGTCACCGACACCGGCTCGTTCAAATACTCCTCCACCACCCCCGCGGTGCACGCCATGGCCGCACGCCTGCTGGCCACCGGGCTGAACCCCGAGAAGATCGCCAGGGACCTGTGGGACCGTTCCCCGTTCGGCTACCTCAGGGTGCTCGGCGTCGCCCTCGACAGGGTGACCCTGGAGCCCGAGGTGGGCGGCGGGCTGGTCTGGACGTTCGTCACCCGGGCCGACCGGGCCGCGTACGGCCTGCCGTACGACGAGGTGGAGGGGATCATCGACGTGGTCAGGCGCACCGACGAGGCGGACGTGACCGCGGTCCTCAAGGAGGACGACGACGGTGTCTGGCAGGTGTCCACCCGCTCCAAGGGCGGAGCCGACGTCGCTCGCGTCTGCACGGCGCTGGGCGGTGGCGGGCACACCAAGGCGGCGGGCTTCACCTCCCATCTGCCCGTCGAGGAGACGATCGCGAGTCTCCGGGCACTCTTGTAG
- the rbfA gene encoding 30S ribosome-binding factor RbfA, with product MDVARARKIADRIQQIVAEMLERRIKDPRLGFVTVTDTRITNDLGEATVFYTVFGSEAERADSAAALESAKGLIRSEVGRQTGLRHTPTLTFTHDPLPDTARHLDDLLAEAKARDVEIAKRAEGAQHAGEADPYRRPEENDGDFEDDDEPSERAGHFAT from the coding sequence ATGGATGTCGCACGCGCACGTAAGATCGCCGACAGGATCCAGCAGATCGTGGCGGAGATGCTGGAGCGCCGGATCAAGGACCCGAGACTGGGTTTCGTGACCGTCACGGACACGCGGATCACCAACGACCTGGGTGAGGCCACGGTGTTCTACACCGTGTTCGGCTCGGAGGCGGAGAGGGCCGACTCGGCCGCCGCGCTGGAGAGCGCCAAGGGGCTCATCCGCTCGGAGGTGGGTCGCCAGACGGGTCTGCGGCACACCCCGACGCTGACGTTCACCCACGACCCCCTCCCCGACACCGCCCGCCACCTCGACGACCTGCTCGCCGAGGCGAAGGCCAGGGACGTCGAGATCGCCAAGCGGGCCGAGGGCGCGCAGCACGCGGGCGAGGCGGACCCCTACCGCAGGCCCGAAGAGAACGACGGCGACTTCGAGGACGACGACGAGCCCTCGGAGCGCGCGGGACACTTCGCAACGTGA
- a CDS encoding DUF503 domain-containing protein: protein MYVGALTMDILLGDVHSLKQKRSVVRPIIAEVQRRFPAVAVAETGHLDLHRRTEIGIAVVSSSAANCGEVMDDCERLIAFHPEIELLSARHRLYNEDED, encoded by the coding sequence ATGTATGTAGGTGCCCTGACAATGGACATCCTGCTCGGCGACGTTCATTCGCTGAAGCAGAAGCGCTCGGTGGTGCGTCCCATCATCGCCGAGGTGCAGCGACGGTTCCCGGCCGTGGCCGTGGCCGAGACCGGCCACCTGGATCTGCACCGCCGTACAGAGATCGGGATCGCGGTCGTGTCCTCCTCCGCCGCCAACTGCGGTGAGGTGATGGACGACTGCGAGCGACTGATCGCCTTCCATCCGGAAATCGAGTTGCTGTCCGCCAGGCATCGGCTCTACAACGAGGACGAGGACTAG
- the infB gene encoding translation initiation factor IF-2, which yields MAKVRVYELAKEFGVESKVVMAKLQEMGEFVRSASSTIEAPVVRRLTEALGGPTKGSSDRGGNRTPRPPQAAPRPGDSQAGNGAPAAPTSFPKPGPAPRPGPRPGPAPARPVAPAPQAAPPVVPQPQQAQPQQAPPQQAPQQPSPVQAPRFEAPRTDVGRPAAPGPKPGPRPAPRPGPAARPEAARPEGRPSGGPGGAPSGPRAGAGAPGGAGAKPGPRPGPRGPRPGNNPFSSNASGMGQARPPRPGGPGGPGGPSGPGGPGGRDGAPGDRGPRPGGPREDRGPRDQSRDSAGPRPPGARSGPPGAPGARPGPGAGGPRPGGGGGAGGPRPGGPRPSPMMMPQGRPAGPGGGGGAGRPGGGGGAGRPGGGGGAGRPGGGGGRPGGGGGFAGRPGGGGGAGRPGTSTGGPGGGGGGFAGRPGGGGRGRGGGTAGAFGRPGGRPTRGRKSKRQRRQEFDNMQAPAIGGVQAPRGGGQTIRLSRGASLSDFADKIGAIPASLVQIMLHLGEMVTATQSVNEETLQLLAAELDYNLLVVSPEEEDRELLETFDIEFGEDEGDESDLVARPPVVTVMGHVDHGKTKLLDAIRNTDEVAREAGGITQHIGAYQISTVHEEEERKITFIDTPGHEAFTAMRARGAKVTDIAVLVVAADDGVKPQTIEALNHAQAADVPIVVAVNKVDKEGADPSKVRAQLTEYGLVAEEYGGTTMFVDISAKNGIGIENLLEAILLTADAELDLRANDTMDAQGVAIEAHLDRGRGPVATVLVQRGTLRVGDSIVCGEAFGRVRALLDDKGEAILEADPSRPVQVLGLTAVPGAGDNFLVVTDDRMARQIAQQRAARKRIADMAKSGRRRTLEELFSEMEKGQIDELKLIIKGDVSGSVEALEDALLKIDVGDEVRLRVLHRAVGAITEYDVNLAVADDNAVIIGFNVRPEVRARDLAEREGVDIRYYSVIYQAIEEIEAALKGMLKPEFEEVQMGTAEVREVFKVPKIGNIAGALVRSGTIVRNSKARIIRGGVVISDNLTVSSLRRFKDDATEVREGYECGIGVGYSDIKIDDVIETFEMREKPRV from the coding sequence GTGGCGAAGGTCCGGGTATACGAGCTCGCCAAGGAGTTCGGTGTGGAGAGCAAGGTCGTTATGGCCAAGCTCCAGGAGATGGGCGAGTTCGTGCGTTCGGCGTCCTCGACTATCGAAGCACCGGTAGTCCGCAGGCTCACGGAAGCTTTGGGCGGTCCCACCAAGGGATCGTCCGACAGGGGCGGTAACAGAACGCCCAGGCCGCCTCAGGCGGCCCCCCGGCCGGGCGACAGCCAGGCCGGAAACGGCGCCCCCGCGGCGCCGACCTCATTCCCCAAGCCGGGACCGGCCCCCAGGCCGGGACCGCGACCGGGTCCCGCACCGGCTCGTCCCGTGGCCCCCGCGCCGCAGGCCGCCCCGCCGGTCGTGCCCCAGCCTCAGCAGGCGCAGCCGCAGCAGGCTCCGCCCCAGCAGGCTCCGCAGCAGCCCTCTCCGGTTCAGGCGCCCCGTTTCGAGGCGCCCCGCACCGACGTCGGCCGTCCCGCGGCCCCCGGTCCCAAGCCCGGCCCACGCCCGGCTCCGCGACCCGGCCCCGCGGCTCGTCCCGAGGCGGCGCGTCCGGAAGGCCGTCCCTCCGGTGGTCCCGGCGGAGCCCCTTCGGGCCCCCGGGCCGGTGCGGGCGCCCCCGGTGGCGCCGGTGCCAAGCCCGGTCCGCGTCCGGGCCCGCGTGGCCCGCGCCCCGGTAACAACCCGTTCTCGTCGAACGCCAGCGGCATGGGCCAGGCCCGTCCGCCGCGTCCCGGCGGCCCGGGTGGCCCCGGCGGCCCCTCCGGCCCCGGTGGTCCCGGTGGCCGTGACGGCGCCCCCGGCGACAGGGGTCCTCGTCCCGGTGGTCCTCGTGAGGACCGTGGTCCCCGCGACCAGAGCCGTGACAGCGCTGGTCCCCGTCCGCCCGGCGCCCGTTCCGGTCCTCCCGGTGCGCCCGGCGCGCGTCCGGGTCCCGGCGCGGGTGGTCCGCGGCCCGGTGGCGGCGGTGGCGCGGGTGGTCCGCGTCCCGGCGGCCCCCGTCCCAGCCCGATGATGATGCCGCAGGGCCGTCCTGCCGGCCCCGGCGGCGGTGGCGGCGCAGGCCGTCCCGGCGGCGGTGGCGGTGCCGGTCGTCCCGGTGGCGGTGGCGGCGCAGGCCGTCCCGGCGGTGGCGGCGGTCGTCCCGGTGGCGGCGGCGGTTTCGCCGGTCGTCCCGGTGGTGGCGGCGGCGCTGGTCGTCCCGGCACCAGCACCGGTGGTCCCGGTGGCGGTGGCGGCGGTTTCGCCGGTCGTCCCGGTGGCGGCGGCCGTGGCCGCGGCGGCGGTACGGCGGGTGCCTTCGGCCGTCCGGGAGGACGTCCGACCCGCGGTCGCAAGTCCAAGCGCCAGAGGCGTCAAGAGTTCGACAACATGCAGGCCCCGGCGATCGGCGGCGTGCAGGCTCCTCGCGGTGGCGGTCAGACGATCCGCCTGTCGCGTGGCGCCTCCCTGTCGGACTTCGCCGACAAGATCGGTGCGATCCCCGCGTCCCTGGTGCAGATCATGCTGCACCTCGGCGAGATGGTGACCGCCACGCAGTCGGTGAACGAGGAGACGCTCCAGCTTCTCGCCGCCGAGCTCGACTACAACCTGCTTGTGGTCAGCCCGGAGGAGGAGGACCGAGAGCTTCTCGAGACCTTCGACATCGAGTTCGGTGAGGACGAGGGCGACGAGTCCGATCTCGTCGCGCGTCCGCCGGTCGTGACCGTCATGGGTCACGTCGACCACGGTAAGACCAAGCTGCTCGACGCCATCCGCAACACCGACGAGGTGGCGCGCGAGGCCGGTGGGATCACCCAGCACATCGGTGCCTACCAGATCAGCACCGTGCACGAAGAAGAAGAGCGGAAGATCACCTTCATCGACACCCCGGGTCACGAGGCGTTCACCGCCATGCGTGCCCGTGGTGCCAAGGTCACCGACATCGCAGTCCTGGTGGTCGCGGCCGACGACGGTGTGAAGCCGCAGACCATCGAGGCCCTGAACCACGCCCAGGCGGCCGACGTGCCGATCGTGGTCGCGGTCAACAAGGTCGACAAGGAAGGCGCCGACCCGAGCAAGGTCCGGGCCCAGCTCACCGAGTACGGCCTGGTCGCCGAGGAGTACGGCGGCACCACGATGTTCGTCGACATCTCCGCCAAGAACGGGATCGGCATCGAGAACCTCCTCGAGGCCATCCTGCTCACCGCGGACGCCGAGCTCGACCTGCGGGCCAACGACACGATGGACGCCCAGGGCGTCGCCATCGAGGCGCACCTCGACAGGGGCCGCGGCCCGGTCGCGACCGTGCTGGTCCAGCGCGGCACGCTCCGCGTCGGCGACTCGATCGTCTGTGGCGAGGCCTTCGGCCGCGTCCGGGCGTTGCTGGACGACAAGGGCGAGGCCATTCTCGAGGCCGACCCGTCGCGTCCGGTGCAGGTCCTCGGTCTGACCGCGGTGCCGGGAGCCGGTGACAACTTCCTCGTCGTCACCGACGACCGGATGGCGCGCCAGATCGCCCAGCAGCGTGCGGCTCGCAAGCGCATCGCGGACATGGCCAAGTCCGGCCGTCGCCGCACCCTCGAAGAGCTCTTCAGCGAGATGGAGAAGGGCCAGATCGATGAGCTCAAGCTCATCATCAAGGGTGACGTCTCCGGTTCGGTCGAGGCCCTCGAGGACGCGCTGCTCAAGATCGACGTCGGCGACGAGGTGCGCCTGCGGGTGCTCCACCGCGCCGTCGGTGCGATCACCGAGTACGACGTCAACCTGGCGGTCGCCGACGACAACGCCGTCATCATCGGCTTCAACGTGCGCCCCGAAGTCCGGGCGCGCGACCTCGCCGAGCGCGAGGGCGTCGACATCCGCTACTACTCGGTCATCTACCAGGCGATCGAGGAGATCGAGGCCGCCCTCAAGGGCATGCTCAAGCCGGAGTTCGAAGAGGTCCAGATGGGCACCGCCGAAGTCCGTGAGGTCTTCAAGGTGCCGAAGATCGGCAACATCGCCGGTGCTCTGGTCCGCTCGGGCACGATCGTCCGGAACAGCAAGGCCCGGATCATCCGTGGCGGGGTCGTCATCTCCGACAACCTCACCGTCTCCTCGCTGCGTCGTTTCAAGGACGACGCGACCGAGGTCCGTGAGGGCTACGAGTGCGGTATCGGTGTCGGCTACAGCGACATCAAGATCGATGACGTCATCGAGACGTTCGAGATGCGGGAGAAGCCGCGCGTCTGA
- a CDS encoding YlxR family protein, with protein sequence MHPHGKLEYGGQASPLRTCVGCRVRTVSSELLRLVMVEGVIVPDLRRRLQGRGASLHPSLSCLDLAERRRAFPRAFRTAVPLDLSRVRGHLEELQTERIG encoded by the coding sequence ATGCATCCACACGGTAAGCTGGAATATGGTGGCCAGGCTTCCCCACTGAGAACATGTGTGGGGTGCCGGGTTCGCACGGTTTCTTCCGAGCTGCTCCGCCTGGTGATGGTCGAGGGCGTTATCGTCCCTGACCTGCGACGACGGCTCCAAGGACGTGGTGCTTCGTTGCATCCCTCCTTGAGCTGTTTGGACCTCGCTGAGCGTCGACGAGCGTTTCCGCGTGCGTTTCGCACTGCGGTTCCGCTCGACCTGTCGCGAGTGCGAGGTCATCTTGAAGAGCTGCAGACTGAAAGGATCGGGTGA